A single region of the Pseudokineococcus lusitanus genome encodes:
- a CDS encoding flavin reductase family protein yields MTTTALLTDTFREVMAGVCTPVSVVTTLTGGAPHGTTVSAFASLSLDPPMVLVSLDRRSDLLRRLPEGGRFGLNVLGSGQAPLAAAFARKGDDKFAGVAWDVEDGAPRLAGCPGWLACTVAARVDGGDHVVVLGQVRAAAADGGAPLTYFARSFGTHRALVA; encoded by the coding sequence ATGACCACGACCGCCCTGCTGACGGACACCTTCCGCGAGGTGATGGCCGGCGTCTGCACGCCCGTGTCGGTCGTCACGACCCTGACCGGCGGGGCGCCGCACGGCACGACCGTGAGCGCCTTCGCGTCCCTGTCGCTCGACCCGCCCATGGTGCTGGTCTCCCTCGACCGCCGCTCCGACCTGCTGCGCCGGCTGCCGGAGGGCGGCCGCTTCGGCCTCAACGTCCTCGGCAGCGGGCAGGCGCCCCTCGCCGCGGCCTTCGCCCGCAAGGGCGACGACAAGTTCGCGGGCGTCGCCTGGGACGTCGAGGACGGGGCGCCCCGGCTGGCGGGCTGCCCCGGCTGGCTGGCCTGCACCGTGGCCGCCCGCGTCGACGGCGGTGACCACGTCGTCGTCCTCGGGCAGGTCCGCGCGGCCGCCGCGGACGGCGGCGCGCCGCTCACGTACTTCGCCCGGTCCTTCGGCACCCACCGGGCCCTCGTCGCCTGA
- a CDS encoding FAD/NAD(P)-binding protein, whose amino-acid sequence MPLPAQRPARPPTLVVVGAGPTAVGVLERLLANAPVLSGGRRARVHLVDPFPPGGGRVWRSEQPDLLRANSLVGDVTVLPDASVHVEGPVGAGTTLAEWVREVAAARPDDDPVGREARRLTPASFPSRPLVSAYLGWVLEQVVADAAPWLDVRHHAARAVDLADGPDGAVVRLADGTLLAADVVLLAQGHLDARPTAAERELAADAARHGLTYVPTAYTADADLSVVPAGEDVLVRGAGLAFVDLAVLLTGGRGGRFERGDDGRLRYLPSGREPVLHVGSRRGVPYRSKLGYPWAGPPVPLRFFTPAAVDEALGDRQVDLRADLAPLVARELAWAHYTELFRTSPGRTAVGWDDFAEAFVAAGDRTAERALVERSVPDPRDRFDLAALDRPLAGRRLDDAASLQEAVREHVRADLERAADPAFSSDAAVFTALLRCHGTVAALVAARRLTPRSEAEDVSGWWTNLFSYLASGPPGPRLEELLALSEAGLLHFLGAETEVGLDEAAGVFTARSASRPGTTTARVLVDARLPQPDVTATTDPLVAGLLARGAARERTSADPGAEGGAGARAGSTSTRRCTS is encoded by the coding sequence GGCCCGGGTCCACCTCGTCGACCCCTTCCCGCCCGGCGGCGGCCGGGTCTGGCGCTCCGAGCAGCCCGACCTGCTCCGCGCCAACTCGCTCGTGGGCGACGTGACCGTCCTGCCCGACGCCTCCGTGCACGTCGAGGGGCCGGTCGGCGCAGGCACGACGCTGGCGGAGTGGGTGCGGGAGGTCGCCGCCGCCCGCCCCGACGACGACCCCGTCGGCCGCGAGGCCCGGCGCCTGACGCCCGCGTCCTTCCCCTCCCGTCCGCTCGTCAGCGCCTACCTCGGCTGGGTGCTCGAGCAGGTGGTCGCCGACGCCGCGCCGTGGCTGGACGTCCGGCACCACGCCGCCCGCGCGGTCGACCTCGCGGACGGGCCCGACGGCGCCGTCGTCCGGCTGGCCGACGGCACCCTGCTCGCCGCCGACGTCGTGCTCCTCGCGCAGGGGCACCTCGACGCCCGCCCCACGGCCGCGGAGCGGGAGCTGGCCGCCGACGCCGCCCGCCACGGCCTCACCTACGTGCCCACCGCCTACACCGCCGACGCCGACCTGTCGGTCGTCCCGGCGGGCGAGGACGTCCTCGTGCGGGGCGCCGGGCTGGCGTTCGTCGACCTCGCGGTGCTGCTCACCGGCGGCCGCGGCGGCCGCTTCGAGCGGGGGGACGACGGCCGGCTGCGGTACCTGCCGTCGGGGCGCGAGCCGGTCCTCCACGTGGGGTCGCGCCGCGGCGTCCCCTACCGCTCCAAGCTGGGCTACCCGTGGGCGGGACCCCCTGTGCCGCTGCGCTTCTTCACCCCCGCCGCCGTCGACGAGGCCCTCGGCGACCGGCAGGTCGACCTCCGCGCCGACCTCGCCCCGCTCGTGGCGCGCGAGCTGGCGTGGGCGCACTACACCGAGCTCTTCCGGACCTCGCCCGGGCGGACCGCCGTCGGGTGGGACGACTTCGCCGAGGCCTTCGTGGCCGCCGGCGACCGCACGGCCGAGCGGGCCCTCGTCGAGCGGTCCGTCCCGGACCCGCGCGACCGGTTCGACCTCGCCGCCCTCGACCGGCCGCTGGCCGGACGCCGGCTCGACGACGCCGCGTCGCTGCAGGAGGCCGTCCGGGAGCACGTGCGCGCCGACCTGGAGCGGGCGGCCGACCCCGCCTTCTCCTCCGACGCCGCGGTGTTCACCGCGCTGCTGCGCTGCCACGGGACGGTCGCGGCGCTCGTCGCCGCCCGTCGGCTCACCCCCCGCTCGGAGGCCGAGGACGTCTCCGGCTGGTGGACGAACCTCTTCAGCTACCTCGCCAGCGGTCCGCCCGGGCCACGCCTGGAGGAGCTCCTCGCGCTGTCCGAGGCGGGCCTGCTGCACTTCCTCGGCGCCGAGACCGAGGTCGGGCTCGACGAGGCGGCCGGTGTCTTCACGGCCCGCTCGGCGAGCCGGCCCGGTACGACGACGGCGCGCGTCCTCGTCGACGCCCGGCTGCCGCAGCCGGACGTCACGGCGACGACCGACCCGCTCGTCGCGGGCCTGCTCGCCCGCGGCGCCGCCCGCGAGCGCACCAGCGCCGACCCGGGCGCCGAGGGCGGGGCCGGCGCACGGGCCGGCTCGACGTCGACACGGCGCTGCACGTCGTGA
- a CDS encoding choice-of-anchor G family protein, with protein sequence MRARLLLVTAAAAAAALVVGVLPALGDDPGTAAPVALSDAAWLDTEHVRALPGLGVARDCRTPYRWSTAAQSRLLQGTLLGTPLDDVVALRGVRTTHAGTAGSSPVPDPASARSVGGDGYAATLGVTALRTASTGTTDLVLLPAAGQAAGVLEQQARASSTGRAAAATGAVTDAGVVRTSGTTGSVPSGALPGPAVLDLAALAPGAADLAGLRLEVGALASTAALDGCELAEGRPWLRRDYGVAGLRGRLATPAVPVVASTVTSATASATAAVRALEQQLAGALAPTLTSTLALLGPVADVRVAVAVDVDVAGALAPVLRTRLGEGTDVVVDLQAGTVTVDLARLVQGGLDGRAPGTELVLDPALVAVVEARVDALVRAYALDLQTALATALGAAQVRVDVGARLLGLPVEVLTVRGTLTQVLAGTATVRVLAGLELGPLLGVLTGGLQAGLLGPDGVASVLGRGISASAPAVTTATRTSLRGLGTTVRLVVNDQRDDGAGTYDVAALAVSVRDGVPGAPAGAPTRLRLATSAVGPVRELR encoded by the coding sequence GTGAGGGCCCGGCTGCTCCTCGTCACCGCGGCGGCCGCGGCGGCGGCCCTCGTCGTCGGCGTCCTGCCCGCCCTCGGCGACGACCCGGGGACGGCCGCCCCCGTCGCGCTCAGCGACGCCGCCTGGCTCGACACCGAGCACGTGCGGGCCCTGCCGGGCCTCGGCGTGGCGCGCGACTGCCGCACCCCGTACCGCTGGAGCACGGCCGCGCAGAGCCGTCTCCTCCAGGGCACCCTGCTCGGCACGCCGCTCGACGACGTCGTGGCGCTGCGCGGCGTCCGGACGACGCACGCCGGGACGGCGGGCAGCAGCCCGGTGCCCGACCCGGCCTCGGCCCGGTCCGTCGGCGGCGACGGCTACGCGGCGACCCTCGGCGTCACCGCGCTGCGGACGGCGTCGACGGGGACGACCGACCTCGTGCTGCTCCCGGCCGCCGGCCAGGCCGCGGGGGTGCTCGAGCAGCAGGCCCGCGCCTCGAGCACCGGGCGTGCCGCCGCGGCCACGGGGGCCGTCACCGACGCCGGCGTCGTCCGGACGTCGGGGACCACCGGCAGCGTGCCCTCCGGCGCCCTGCCCGGCCCCGCGGTGCTCGACCTCGCCGCGCTCGCGCCCGGCGCCGCCGACCTCGCCGGCCTCCGCCTCGAGGTGGGGGCGCTGGCCAGCACGGCGGCCCTCGACGGCTGCGAGCTGGCCGAGGGCCGTCCGTGGCTGCGCCGCGACTACGGCGTCGCCGGCCTGCGCGGACGGCTCGCCACCCCGGCGGTGCCCGTCGTGGCCTCCACCGTGACCTCGGCGACGGCCTCGGCGACGGCCGCCGTCCGAGCGCTGGAGCAGCAGCTGGCCGGCGCCCTGGCCCCCACCCTGACGAGCACGCTGGCGCTCCTGGGGCCCGTGGCCGACGTCCGCGTCGCCGTCGCGGTGGACGTCGACGTCGCCGGCGCCCTGGCCCCCGTCCTCCGCACCCGCCTCGGCGAGGGCACGGACGTCGTCGTCGACCTCCAGGCCGGCACCGTCACCGTCGACCTCGCCCGCCTCGTGCAGGGCGGCCTGGACGGCCGGGCCCCCGGCACCGAGCTCGTGCTCGACCCCGCGCTCGTCGCCGTCGTCGAGGCCCGCGTCGACGCGCTCGTGCGCGCGTACGCCCTCGACCTGCAGACGGCGCTCGCGACCGCGCTGGGGGCGGCCCAGGTCCGCGTCGACGTCGGCGCGAGGCTCCTGGGCCTGCCCGTCGAGGTCCTCACGGTCCGCGGGACGCTCACGCAGGTGCTGGCCGGCACGGCGACCGTGCGGGTGCTCGCCGGCCTCGAACTGGGGCCGCTGCTGGGCGTGCTGACGGGCGGGCTCCAGGCCGGCCTCCTCGGGCCCGACGGCGTCGCGTCCGTCCTGGGCCGCGGGATCAGCGCCTCGGCCCCCGCCGTCACGACGGCGACGCGGACCTCCCTGCGCGGTCTGGGGACGACGGTGCGGCTCGTCGTCAACGACCAGCGCGACGACGGCGCCGGCACCTACGACGTCGCGGCGCTGGCCGTCTCGGTCCGCGACGGCGTGCCCGGGGCCCCCGCCGGGGCGCCGACGCGGCTGCGCCTGGCGACCTCCGCCGTCGGGCCGGTGCGCGAGCTGCGCTGA